One region of Budorcas taxicolor isolate Tak-1 chromosome 3, Takin1.1, whole genome shotgun sequence genomic DNA includes:
- the MTERF4 gene encoding transcription termination factor 4, mitochondrial yields the protein MAALRRQVFDWRRLTPLTWALLTRQTPQPGGQKRTTAFLLRKLMTVSNGGGLEESSFVKPQECAQKPEHRTGLIQRLLEKQKTPLLQEKFVSSLLDMGFSDVHVNELLSIQPGTHPQQMLDIISELILLGLNPEPVCVALKKSPQLLKLPVMQMKKRSSYLRKLGLGEGKLKRVLYCCPDVFTMRQRDIEGTVGVLKEKCLFTVKQVTEILHRCPYVLREDPGELEYKFQYAYFRMGIKHVDIVKTDLLQYPVTKTKQRHVFLERLGRYQTPDKKGQTQVPNPLLKDILRVSEAEFLARTAVSSAEEFEVFKKLLAREEEESEGCVADEESPDEEEEGQEEGQEL from the exons ATGGCGGCGCTGCGTCGGCAG GTCTTTGATTGGCGCCGCCTGACCCCCCTTACCTGGGCCCTCCTCACTAGGCAGACTCCTCAGCCTGGAGGACAGAAAAGGACGACTGCTTTTTTGTTGCGTAAACTAATGACAGTCTCAAATGGAGGGGGCCTTGAGGAGTCATCCTTTGTCAAACCCCAAGAATGTGCGCAGAAACCAGAGCACAGAACAGGGCTGATTCAGCGCCTCCTCGAGAAGCAGAAAACTCCTCTGTTGCAAGAGAAGTTTGTCAGTTCCCTCCTGGACATGGGTTTTAGTGATGTCCATGTTAATGAACTGCTCAGCATACAGCCAGGTACCCACCCTCAACAGATGCTGGACATCATTTCAGAATTAATACTTTTGGGTTTGAATCCAGAGCCTGTGTGTGTGGCCTTGAAGAAAAGTCCTCAGTTATTGAAACTGCCTGTGATGCAAATGAAGAAGCGCTCCAGTTACCTGCGAAAGCTGGGCCTTGGAGAAG GGAAATTAAAGAGGGTGCTTTACTGTTGCCCTGACGTCTTCACCATGCGTCAGCGGGACATCGAAGGCACCGTTGGGGTCCTTAAGGAGAAGTGCCTTTTCACCGTAAAGCAAGTCACCGAGATTTTGCACAGGTGCCCATATGTTCTTCGGGAGGACCCTGGTGAGCTGGAGTACAAATTTCAG TATGCCTATTTCAGGATGGGGATTAAACACGTGGACATCGTGAAGACGGACTTGCTGCAGTACCCCGTGACCAAGACCAAGCAGAGGCACGTGTTCTTGGAGCGACTGGGCCGGTACCAGACCCCTGACAAGAAGGGGCAGACACAGGTCCCCAACCCTTTACTGAAGGACATCCTCAGAGTTTCAGAAGCTGAGTTTCTGGCCAGAACAGCGGTTTCTTCTGCTGAGGAGTTTGAGGTTTTTAAGAAACTGTTGGCCCGGGAGGAAGAGGAGTCTGAGGGCTGCGTGGCTGACGAGGAGAGTCcggacgaggaggaggaggggcaggaggaggggcaaGAGCTGTGA